AAAAATGTTCAAACAGCAAGTAGCTTGTTGGTAAGTTTTGGGGGTCGAATGAGTTGGGATAACCACTAGTAAATTGTATATGAAGAGATTAAATAAAAAAATCCCGATTGAATCAATCATCGGGATTTTTTTTTCGAATATTTACGGGATTACCTACTTTACTTCTTCAAAATCAACATCAGTAACATCGCCGTCGTTTCCACCAGGTTGCTTGCCATCGTTTGGCGCACCACCCTGGTTACCTTGTTGCTGGCCGGTTTGCTGCTGCGTTGCATTGTACATATCCTGACTTGCTGCCTGGAACACGTCATTGAGTTTCTTTGTGGCCGATTCAATCCCGTCGAGATCTTCACGCTTATGGGCATCTTTTAATTTTGCCAGTGCATCTTCGATGGGTTTACGTTTTTCAGCCGGAATTTTATCGCCATATTCTTTCAACTGCTTCTCGGTCTGGAAAATCATCGAGTCGGCCTGGTTAAGTTTATCCACACGCTCTTTGGCGATCCTGTCGGTTTCAGCATTGGCTTCGGCTTCGGCTTTCATTTTCTTGATTTCATCATCCGTTAAACCAGATGATGCCTCAATGCGAATGCTCTGAGATTTTCCAGTTCCCTGGTCTTTTGCCGATACGTTCAGGATTCCGTTGGCGTCAATATCGAAGGTAACTTCAATTTTAGGAATTCCACGCATTGCCGGTGGAATACCATCAAGATGGAACCGACCAATGGTTTTGTTGTCTCTTGCCATTGCTCTTTCGCCCTGCAACACGTGAATTTCGACCGAAGGCTGATTATCGGAAGCCGTGGAGAAAGTTTCCGATTTCCTGGTTGGAATGGTTGTGTTTGAAGGGATCAGTTTAGTCATTACTCCACCAAGGGTTTCAATGCCTAAGGTAAGCGGAGTTACATCGAGCAGCAACACATCTTTTACTTCGCCCGAAAGCACGCCCCCCTGGATAGCAGCACCTATGGCCACAACTTCATCCGGGTTCACCCCTTTGGATGGCTCTCTGCCAAAGAAATCTTTTACCAGTTGCTGTATGGCCGGAATCCTTGTTGATCCACCGACAAGAATTACTTCATTAATGTCTGATGGTTTCAGTCCTGCGTCGCTTAGCGCTTTACGGCATGGCTCCAGGGTGGCTTTTATCAGCTTGTCCGAAAGTTGTTCAAATTTGGCGCGTGTAAGTTTTCTTACAAGGTGTTGAGGAATACCATCCACCGGCATGATGTAAGGGAGATT
The window above is part of the Bacteroidales bacterium genome. Proteins encoded here:
- the dnaK gene encoding molecular chaperone DnaK → MGKIIGIDLGTTNSCVAVMEGNEPVVIPNSEGRRTTPSIVAFTENGERKVGDPAKRQAITNPKFTVYSIKRFMGETHDRVQKEINRVTYDVVKGENNTPRVKIKDRNYTPQEISAMVLQKMKKTAEDYLGTSVTEAVITVPAYFSDSQRQATKEAGEIAGLIVKRIINEPTAAALAYGLDKKKEDLKVAVFDLGGGTFDISILELGDGVFEVKSTNGDTHLGGDDFDHVIIDWLASEFKADFNIDLTKDPMAMQRLKEAAEKAKIELSSSSETEVNLPYIMPVDGIPQHLVRKLTRAKFEQLSDKLIKATLEPCRKALSDAGLKPSDINEVILVGGSTRIPAIQQLVKDFFGREPSKGVNPDEVVAIGAAIQGGVLSGEVKDVLLLDVTPLTLGIETLGGVMTKLIPSNTTIPTRKSETFSTASDNQPSVEIHVLQGERAMARDNKTIGRFHLDGIPPAMRGIPKIEVTFDIDANGILNVSAKDQGTGKSQSIRIEASSGLTDDEIKKMKAEAEANAETDRIAKERVDKLNQADSMIFQTEKQLKEYGDKIPAEKRKPIEDALAKLKDAHKREDLDGIESATKKLNDVFQAASQDMYNATQQQTGQQQGNQGGAPNDGKQPGGNDGDVTDVDFEEVK